In the genome of Thunnus albacares chromosome 16, fThuAlb1.1, whole genome shotgun sequence, the window TGACGCACATTTCCTCTTCACCTCATGCATCTCTTTGTTTCAAGGGAGGAAAGTTGCAAGGACATGAACtgaattgtgtttgtgtatcatACATGACTTCCACAAAGGGACTTAATCTGTGGAGACATTCAACGTATGTGAACCCTGACACGCAAGATTTGGACACCTCAAATCGGCTCTGGGTATTTTCACAAGGAAATTACTGGCATTTTTCAGTCACTCATACAGATTTCCTTTTGGAAATGGAAAGAAGCTAAATCACACTGCCACCAGGGCAGCAAAAGTGCCTTCACGATTGAACCAACATTTCTTATGTGTCCTTCATAATAAGCACTGGGTGAATATCTGTCTCAGGATGTCCTTGCTTTTATCATTGCACAAAAACCTTTTTGATGGAGTAAAAAGTGGTTTGAGATTGGAGAACACATGATTTTGAGAGATCTAAACCTCAAAGGCAACCTTCTGCACGGTCATCATTTTTAtccttcattatttttttattctctgggttatttacattttcacagccAGATTAAGAGTTGCCTGCTGATGAAATTGCTTTGATTTTTTAATGCACTGTGGTCCTGGTTTATCTGGTGTACAGGTGAAATGAAACAGTCTCCAGTCAGCCTTTGAAACGGCTCTTTGAAGGGCGATTGATCCAATGAtttagtcattttatttatttttgactttacaatgctcttattttctttaattgATAGCCATGTGCTCTGTCATTGTAAATGTAAAGTTCacctttttcagttttgtcagaAAACTATTTCATTAGAACAAGTGTCATCTTTTTATTTGCAGTAGTTCTGATTATATTTGACATATACACCCAATCATACACCCAATCAGAGTGTATTACAGGTTTATTTTTACAAGCCATGAGGACAGAAATGCAAAGAAATCAAGATATTTTGAGCTGCACCACCACAAAACTTGCTCCGTGGCACTGCACTGCACAGCAGGAGGTGGTAGTGAGTCAGATCAGTAGTCAGTTAGTCcgtttttgtcagttttggtgtcagtttcactgtatttcatcattttgtgaAAGCTGCAAAAAGCCCAGCCTTTCATTGAGCTCACACTTTTCCCAACAGCAAAACTAACAGCACTACCAATCATGGCTGAGATTGTTTTGCTGTGGGGAGACAGGATGTTACAGTCACATTTGTGACAAATAAGACATTCATGAGTATATGCAGCTCTCATTTTGGGCAGGAGGATTATGTTTCTGGCTGCCGATATGAAGGAGGGGAAGTAAAAGTCAGGACTGTGTGAGACTGATGCTCTGTTACGGTCAATCAATTCACATGGCTCCTTCCTCACTtccatctgcagcagcagcagcagcagcctgtgcCTCTACTGGGACCCGAGGAAATATTTGTCTCAGAGCCAGCACAGACTCATCTTGAAGCAAACATAAAATGTGCACAAGTCTTTGCTCCTAATATTTGCCAGATTCATGGCAAAATAGGTCACATTAGCTAAAACCTGTCACCATAGAACCAAGTTCACTACAGCTCGTACCAATTAAGGTAGTGATTTCTCCTGGTGTTGCCAACCTAAAAATATCTTTGATGAAAAAAGGCACCAAATTCACATTATAGGTTTTGCAAAGTccatgattgattgattgtttatttAAGTGTCCTGCACCTTTCTGCTGCCCAGCCCATATAGGCTTACAGAAAACttaacaagactaggtcaaaccctagtatatggctggactgcgtatggtcaatgtgtgaaattgtggccaatttgttagGCTAGTAAGGATAGTCAGTGAATATGTCTTTAATGTGAAtacctggatattaaatgttcatgcAATTatctgtagtggtcccagtaatatttgctggtaaagtgtactgaagtaacatatcacatgacatggttaagctatgTTTGAGTcacaaaaaaaaggtataaatgcagttgcaagaacaaaactttccactcatatcttgggatgtttgatttgaaagagaacttatttcaATTCTAATTacaactattctaattatctgttaaccCCCCctgcattttcatctgtttcacttttCCCAGTcaatgatcatggaggctgcaatggaaattgtaaatgaaagtcctgacagcattttgggtgcaaatcCAGGAGGCTCATCTCCACCCAGTTACCGCAGTTACgaccgtattcagaccaaatcaggtggtgctGTGCACCACCGCAGGGTTGAGTGGAGATGTGCGGGGGCGCGGGCGtgactgctgtgaaacaatgagaaaatgttttattgatctgattcaccagctttctcgctaccaccgctccctctcctcattcactctctagctcgctcgaccacagctgctctctctctctctctcgtcttttttacaCCTATAGTCAAATtaagcgcacctgcagagcagctgccccacactaaactgatataacagctacacGGGTCGCATGTTTTACCTACATgactcatgttttaatgctgttttttatcgtttgtgatgtgaaaactgctggctgctgacagcgctgccaGTCGGAGAGTCAATCACACTGGACAGTAAAGGAGGAGATGGTAGAGACGCTGGTACGGTTCAAGTCAGGGCTCTGGCTGGGCTACTCAAGGACACAGAGTTGTCTCTAAGCCACTCCTGCATTGTCTTGGCTATGTACTTAGGGTCATTGTCCCGTTGAAAGGTGAAACCTCGGCCCAGTCTGAGGTCCTGAGCACTCTGGTTTTCATTAAGGATATCTATGTACTTTGCTTCATTCAGCTTTCCCTCAACCCTGACCACTTCCCCCCTCCCTGCCGCTGAAAAACACCCCCACAACATGATGCTGCCACCACCATGCTTCACCGTTGGGATGGTATTGGGCAGGTGATCAATAGTGCCTGGTTTCCTCCAGCTGTGACGCTTAGAATTGAAGTCAAACTGCTCAATCTTGGTTTCAACAGACCAAAGAATCTTGTTTCTCATTGTCTGAGAGTCCTTTAGGTGCAAACTCCAAGCGGACTCTCCTGTGTCTTTCACTGAAGAGAGGCTTCTGTCTGGCCACTCTGCCATAAAGCCCAGATCAGTGGAGTATTGCAATGATGGTTGTCCTTCTGGAAGTTTCTCCCATCTCCACACAGGATCTCTAGAGCTCAGCCAGTAATCATCAGGTTCTTCGTCACCTCTCTTACCAAGGCCCTTCTCCCTGATTGCTCAGTTTGGCCGGGCGGCCAGCTGTAGGAAGAGTCCTGTTGTTCCAAATGTCTTCCATTTAAGAATTATGGAGGTCACTGTGCTCTTGGGAACCTtcaatgcagcagaaatgtgtttgtagCCTTCCCCAGATCTGTGCCTCCACACAATCCTGTCTCTAAGCTCTGCAGGCAGTTCCTTCAACCTCATGGCTTGGTTTTTGCTCTGATatacattgtcattgtgagatTTTATATAGACAGGTGTGTGCCTTTCCAAATCATGTCCAGTCAATTGAATTTACCACAGGTGGACTCCAATCAAGGTGCAGAAACAGCTTAAAGATGATCAAGAGAAATGGAAGGCACCTAAGCTAAATTTCAAGTGTCATGGCAAAGagtcaatgtgatatttcagtttttcctttttaatagaTTTGCAAAAAATTCTAAAATTGTCATTATGGTGTATTGAGTGTAGattgatgaggggaaaaaatgaatttaaacgATTTTAACATAAGACTACAacatgacaaaatgtgaaaaaggtgaaagggtctgaatactcTCTGAATGCACTGTATGGAGGATGTGCACAGTGAGTCTTACCGGGTCTGGTCTGAGACATGTAAGCAACATTACAACTTGTAGTGGTCAAAGCCGGATGAAAAATATGCACACCCTGCTAACCACCATCCTAGGAAAAATACTTTCCTCCCACATTGTCATACGTTATGTCTGAAACTTTTTGTCCAGACTTGACAACTGATATATTGATGACACTGACATGTAAAGTGTTTTGAGAGGAGACATCTTGCATTATTGAGTTTGAGGTTATTGGTCAGTGTCACAATGTTTGAAATTTAACAATAACatgataacattaacattttcacattctTTACTAAAACAAATGGGTGTTATAGCTACAGTAGTAGAGTTAAATTGTTTACATTGACCAATGGTTTGAATGAGGAAAGTGAGCAAAATTGATGGAAAAATGAAGACTATGTTTTTATCTGTAATCAGATTTCTTTGGTGTAAATTGCACCAAATCTTTTAACTGCTCTTGTACGAAGGATGGCCTAAGGTTCCCCTGCATGCCCTCGATTTGGGGATTAAACCTTGAGGCTCATGGAAAACATCTGAAGCAAGTGgaaatattttaagaaataaatcCCATAAAATCTCAGACAGAATTTTAAAGGCATTATAGCCTAAATATTTTAGCCTGCATGAGTGTATGTTACAGGCCTGCCATTCAAGTATGCACAATATGTTCATGTGTAGCCTATGAACCTACTTACCCAGCAGCGAACCTATGAGGATGAAAACCTGAATGGTGGTGGTGAAGTCCCGGTAGGCTTGCTCTCGGATGAGGCGCTGCTGGTCCTCCAGCCCAGTCCCCTCGGTAGGTGGGCTGCTGTCCCACCGGGTCGGCGGGCTCGACGCGTTCAGGAGATCCAGCCAGAGGTGGGCTGCTGAAAAATTGGCTGCACCGTCCCCGACCGTCGCAGCCCGGCTGCCACTATCCATGTCGCTTCACCCCGTGATCCTGACggtttttattttaagaagGCTGGCGGGATGTCTGCAGCCAGAAGAGGCATTTCTGAACTGCTGTGCTGCtggtgaggatgatgaagatgccttgcaaaaagggaaaaaaaaaatctacaaatcACAGCTTGTGTGCAAAGGAGATGTCAGTGAGGACGGACACAGGTAGACAAATCGTGCAGCTGCCAGCAAAGAGATGATCTTTTATCGGTAAACGGGTCTGATAAATTAGGAAAAAACATGGTGTTACAATCATACATCAAAGCACATGGAAATGACAAGCAGTGGCAGCATGCCGCACAATTTTCCAATGCGGATGCATGGCAGAAATCAGTCAGAGCCACTGAAATCCGTGCGCAGTGAGGTGGGATGCTGCTCTCTGACACCCGGTGCACCTAAAACCACACCGGGTTGCGAGGTGTCCATTCCGGGAATGAAGCTTGCAGCACTGAGAACACACTACCATCACCTCCCGCCGTCCAAGAAAAATATTGTGGCTGACAGCCTGTTACTCTTGCGGCCGCTGCCAATCGCACTGGCAGAAGCTGTTTATTGGTGGACTGGCTGGTATGGGGAGCCTGCAACTGAATATTTCACAGCGTGAGGTGCAAGACTGAAGAGGAGAGCCCCTCCTCTTCTTATAGCACCGAGAAACTCCAATGAATCTTATGAATGTGGAGGAAGGGGAGTGTGGCCAAATGACACACTCATCAGTGAtggtcaataaaaaaaagatggtaAACGTCCTATAGGTTGCCATCAACACTCAAAAAAGAGAAGAATCTATTATAATTCAATGAAATATTGTTGATTAAATATCAGTCTAAGTATTAGACCATATCATAAATCATTGTGTAGGTCAAAAAGGGGGTGAAATTGTCAGAAATAAGAAAGGCAGGCGACTCTCCCTTCACAGCACTACCACTGTTGTCTTGTTCAGTTTGTTCTCTCGCAGGAGCTTGTGACATTCCTCTTTCGCTTGCTGAAAATACCAAAATAGGAGAACACATACCTCAGTAATAGCTACAAAATAGCATtttatagttattttttaattaataacacAGAATTATGTTGCCTTTTGGGTAGTCAACAGACCGCTCAAAGGAGATGCAAATATGGACCCATTGTTTCATAGAAGAACAGTAACCCAAGTGATCAGTGGATAAAGGCATGATGTAGGCTATAAATGAATGAGTCCTTCCAGTATGTGCTTAAGATTCGAACATTTTAATGGGAACATCAATCAATAAATTCCGTCTgaaaacaagattaaaatattcaaaattctTAAATCATGCTTGGTAATATCATAGAACTCAAATTTCTACTTTTCTAATTCAAGCATTCACAGTCGTTAAATCAgtacacaatatataaaatgtctgaCATTATATTCagactgacaaaaacaaaatttctcCCAAATTGGGATCTAGAGAGACGACTAAAAGAAGACAGTGTTTCTTAATATGGATGTGACTGGAGAGATGTTAGTGTCTTTGTCTCCAACTTGGATCAGAATCAGGCTGCTCTTTGATAGTCTGCATAGTTACTCCCACAGAGAAAAGGTTACACCATCAAAGTAGATTCACTTTGCTTTGAAACAGACAAAAGTccttcaaagttttttttaaaactttaacaTGGGAATAAAAGTGcaattaatattatttaaattatacGTTTATGTCATTATGAAAAGTTTTCCTCCAATTCTGTTTCACATTATATTGTATGTGACAACACTTATTGTACAGTACGTGTAAGAAAATTCAAAGATAAATGTAGGAAGGCTGAGCAGCCACTAGATGCCAACATTTGCACAGATGTGTATTCACATTCATGGGGTTCAAGCTGGAAACTAATGAATCTCACTGCTGTAAAACACTACTAATTAGAGTAAAAGGAGGCGTTATAGTTACAGGTTGACATACAGTAATAATATGACGCAATTGTTGATTGGCTCAGTGTAAGACTATGGCTAACAACACATGTTcccattgatttttttttttttttgcatccaaTTATCTAAATTActtcttttatatttaacatttctaaTCCCTCAACGATTAATGATGATCGATAAATCAGatcattagaaaataaattggcaacaattttgatgacTGAATAATCGTCATTTTTACCGCAAAAAGGCCCAACTCTCACTGTCAAGTGTGACTATTTGAAGTTTGAactttttgtcatatatgaaaataaacttgataTTTTGAGGGTTTTAGACTTTCgatcaaataaaacacttttgaaaatgttaacTTTTTATACTTTGGGAAATCGTGATGGcccttttcactttttttctgacaccttatagactaaacaacagaatatttttctGGTATCAATGAATTGATAACATGTAAAACAATCTAATTTATGGTCAATGCAaggaaatgtcatgttttacaTGAGACAAAACTCTTCATTCACTCGTTTTATGATGTTTAACTTAAATTATCTTAGAATTATTCATTTGTACAgcataattttgaaaaatgacagcataATGTAATCATATCATCACAAAGGCACTGAATTATCACCCAACAATcaaattttaaaagtttgatcACCAATACCTGTAATTAAGAGTGGAAATACTGCATTTGACTTAGGAGTGTTATAAAATAGAGAGCTTAAAGGCAGAATGAgtaggattttcctaaaaaaaacaaaaaaacaatgtatagacaaaaataatccctctcaatcatcccttaaacccactagaagtgtgtggcggtgCAGAgttgtgttttcagatttttctgtGTCTGGGACATTTCTGGGTGTCAACTTTTAGGCAGTGGGTGCATAGCCCCCAGCCAACAACAGCATGCAGGGTGAGGGCAGGACTCTATGAtggagcccccccccccccaaacggtcctctctagagcctgtgtttggtttgatcattctgagctactgtagaaacatagcGGTGCGACAGGGTGGACTCCGTGGAAGACGACCCACCCCCTATgtggatataaagggctcattctaaactAACTAAAACACGATTCTTTGTTACAGGTGAGTATagactaattaaaacatacttatgaatatcacattccatttctgccaatatatccccctaaatcttataAGCCGGTCATTTAAATACAAGAACTATCTTTGAATACATACTTAAacataaaaaggcaaaatattGCTAAGGACAACCATTCTGGGCTGCTTGACACACTTGATGCAGCATTGCTTGCTAATAAGTGCTCTTGTTGTCCAAGTGCCTCTTGAAGAACTCCTGGACTCGTTCCCACAGGTCCAGCTGGGCCTCAGAGTGGGCTTTTGGCTCCCCACCAAACACCACAGCACGCCCTGCTGCTGCGTGGAAGCCAGATGGAGAATAAGGCATGTGAGGAACATCCAAAAAGTGTCCAGCTTTAGGATAAGAAACCACCTGAAACGACTCTTTGCCGTGATTCTTCAGCATTGCAGCAGCCTGCTTGGCAAAAAAAGCGCTCCTCCAGTTGTGGTCATCTTCAGAAACAGCAAACAGGAACTGGCAGCTGGCACGCTCTATTGGAATCAAAGATGCCCTGTTCTTCTCCAAGGTAGGGTCCGGTAAGACATCGCGTATATCCACAAGCCCAGAATCTGTGAACCTAGCATTCTTTATGACAGGTGACAGTGGAGGAAAAACTATGTCTTTGTAGTGTAATGGAATCACAGTATTTGCATTGCAGCCATTAATACAGACAGTTGCTGAGATCCCAGAGAGGAAAGATGACATTGACAAAGCCAAAGCAACACTATGAGAGATTGATATGATGCCGATCCCAGGACCTTTGACCTGTACGGAGagatattgttgttattgtcgtTTTATTTCATAGGATGCaagatcaataaataaaaaccaataCTATCAGCAATCATTACCCATTATTCTGAtaattgttttctcaatttatcACTTTGAAAAAATCTCTCTGTCACTGCCATAGCTTTGAGTAAACAGAAAGTAACCAGTAGATGGCAACAGTGACACAAATATAGGTCTACATCTCTGATGCATTCTCACTTTATGTTATGAAATAAGACACTGTTCTCACacaatttacagtaaatacagctGCAAAGTAAACTTCTGTTCCATCATTAAAATTACATGTTATTTTGAGAGGAAGGTCAAATGCAggctcagttcagcttctggtcacgtgtctgtgtctgtatgtgtgtttactgtcagagagtACTGCTGGTATTGTGTGTGGCTGTCACTTCCCTATCTGTCCTCCCTGTTTTCtattctcttgttttcttgctttttgtCTTCTCTACATCTGTTGTCATGGTCCTGTATTTGTTGCTATTTCCCTCTCCCCCTGCCTTTGCTCCTAGCTGCCTTGCTCTCCCAGCCTCCCCGCTAACCGGCTAAAGTTAGCTCCACCTGGCTGGCCGGCAAGCTAACAGAGCTGCCCTGCTGGCTCTGTCCCCCAACCTCACTGGTCTATTTCCCTTCCCTGGATACTATCCCTCAACAGACTATCAATATTTACTTACTGGACCAACGTTATCTGGACATCACCTTCCCTAGCTGCACTCCTCATCATACAAAATCATCAGTACTATGAGTAGCTTACGACACTCCTGTTTGTGCTTTGTGCTAATGCTACATCCTACTACTAACCCACTTGTCAACTGCTGCTATGGGACCTCTTTTCGGTCCtctcttatttttattaaccttaaccttaaaaaTTACCAGTTTTATCCCCcaattaatttatttcttcCCACTCTGCCGGCATCCTCCACTACCACTGATACTTTCATCATGGCCCCAGACACACCCACCATCAATATTTCTCCATTAACCCCAACATCCATCCGGTATCCAACATCCAAACTATATGTTCCCACCGTCCCCCCTCCACTGCACCCCCCACCCTGTCAACCTAGATAACCTCAGACCTCTCTAGCATGCCCCCATTACATTGCCCAATCATCCAACCAATTTTGCCCTCCTCAACACCCGATCATTAAACAACAAAACCCCCATCCTACATGAACTAGTCCTGGACAATTCAACTGACTTTCTCCTGCTAACAGAAACTTGTCAACAACGTGATAATTGTTTTCTCCATCAATCAAGCATCCTCCCCTGGTTTTGGCTATATCTGCAAACCTCATCCCTCTCATTGCAGAGGTGGTCCTACTTCTCCAACAGATCACTGTCCTCCCAGGCACACAACCTTGGTGTGACACTTGATCACACCCTCTCCCTCAAGCCCTACATCCACCAAATTGTCAAATCCCCTTTCTACTGCCTTTGCAATATTGCAAAGATCAGGCAGTCTCTCAAACACCCTGCTGCTGAAACACTCATCCACgctttcatttcctcttgtCTTGACTATTGCAACTCAATCCTCTACAGCATCAGTGCTAGCTCCATCAACAGACTCCAACTGGTCCAGAACACAGCTGCCTGACTTCATACTCACACCAAATCCTGGCACCACATCACCCCAGTCCTAAAAGAGcttcactggcttcctgtctccTACCGGATCAACTACAAAATCCTGGTcatcacctacaaagcccttcaCCAACTGGCTCCCCCACATCTCACGGACCCTTCCAACCCTCTCAGTCCCTCAGATCCACCTCTGCTGGTCTTCTCTCCACCCCACAAGTCCAACCTTCATAGTTTTGGGTAAAGAGCCTTCTCTACGGCAGCTCCCATGCTCTGGAACTCCCTCCCCCAAGACATCAGAGACTCAGAGTCCCTCACTGTTTTCCAATCCTGTCTCAAGACCCATCTCTTCTCCACCACCTTCTCTTAGCCCCCCCTCCCAAATCCAttcttgtgtgtctgtattatgtttgtctgctgtttgtctcACTAATGGCGCCCCTTAGTGTATAGTGTAAATTGACTTTGAGTTCTTGAAAAGCTCTATAGAAGTAccatgtgttgttgttattattatttcttattataACCATTCAATCTCCAGTACTAACCTCAGGCTGTCTCCTCAGATATGTTACAGCCTCTTCAAAGTATTCTAAATCCAGGTTTGGAGGTTCTTTTGGTAAATCCTGGAAGCCATAATAGGCCAGCGCCAGAACAACAAAACCTTTATTTGCCAAGAGGCTGGCTCTGGGCTCTGTTAGTCGTCCACCAAGAGTGTACAAATCAAGAATTCCAGGGAATGGACCCTTTCctagaaaaacatgaaaataaaaatagaaggGGAATATTGACATCTTTCCAATTTATGCATATTTTCTCAACTCTCATCAACAAGCACACTATTAACCTGGTGGTATGAAGAGGACTCCTCGTATTCTTCCGTCTCTCACAGGTATCCTCTTCATCCCCTCTGTCATGTATCCTCTCTCATTGGTTTCAGAGGCCAAGAGCTCACCGGTCTCCCCACTTAGTGCTTCTATCTCCACTAGTGTTGGGCTGGAAACATTCTTCTTCATAAATCTGTGGTGTGGAGTCTCTGGTGCCATGGCCCACAAAAAACCCATGGGCTCCACTCCGGTGTAACTTCCTCCCAGAGATGGTGCACGACACACATCCACCTTGCCAGTTTCATCTGCTTTGTAGAGGGCGGAGGCTTTAAAAATTACCCCTTTATCATCAACTAGTTTGGACCTTAATTCCACCATTTTGTGAGGAGCAAGTCCCTCTACTTTTACTTGCACCAGTTTATCAAAGAGACAGCGAACGCTGGGGAGAATTTTTAGGCGGATCTGTGAGTAAGCCATTTCAGTTCTTCAGGTTGGATCAGTGACTCACTGCAATGATGTGAATGTTGTTTCTCCTTGGTTTGGGCTTTGCTTCACTGTTGTTGCTACAACTCTGATGTCACTGCATCTGTGAAGGCAATCAGGACAtcttatttattaaaaacattcttcacgtaaagattccctccagacatgtcttaggacataaaaaatactctgcttggaataataaattgtgtcacacatgtttttttccacaaaaaatgttcagttaccttaataaaaatccttaaaatgttttctaCTGCTTCTCcatcattgaaaaatccagaatccatgaatatgctttttttttatttcaaaagtttagctgctggacacaagatgtgttctacttcactgaaaagttcaCTGTCAGTCTATGTGCACTGGAGGattcaagttttcacatcacacttgtgtaaattgtgtATTTAACTataattggctccaaactagttgtgatgtacACACCTTAAGctcagatttaaagtgagcacagagaCACGTTCCCCctttagcagatgaatgtgaaaacagctttttagtgtcaaactctgcacatacatcattctgatGAAGCTCAAATATTGAAGTGAAAGaccaagaagaaaaacagatttttgagtggaaggggactttaacAGTATCAAAACAGTGTTACTGAGAAACTTTGCTGTGTGGATTCTCACAAATCTTCTACAATTTTCTCCTCATAggaaatgtacatttatttaatgcTACACAACAGGATTTTCTAAGTATATACTTTATAGACCATACTAGGGGGTtcttaaactttttttgttttggaacCTAAATTTGATATTTTCCATGTCCCAGGCACCTAAGCTCAAGAATGTACAACTGACCACCATATTGGCTTACAGTGGCTTactatcaataaataaattaaaactgaaatttacAGAACTTCAGTAAATCTTCAAccttgttttacatttacattgtcGTACATGTTTGTCTGTAACTAATGAGTGCTTAAACCTAAGCACAAAAGGTGTGACCTGCATGTTTCTCTATCCATTCCTCCTTGAATTTTCTGTATTGTGTTTACAACTGAGTGACTAAACTTAACCAGGAACTAAGCATATAAGCATTGTATATTCTGCATAGAAAAGATAAGAACAGCTAACAAAGCAACGCACAAACATTTAGAGACAGGTAACAAAAAACATGTGTGATTACATAtagacaaaatgtaaacagcaatgaagacatttttcacctttgatcCAAATAACTTCAATAATCATGAAAGAAACCAAAAGGTGTTAAATCTGTTTTGAAGAATGACTGGATAAACATCATTTGCCATGTCATGGGCTATAATTGACAGCATGTGATAGAGTTGTTTCTTTagttaaatgttaaagataCTGTAGTTGATGGAGATGGATGCATTCAAGGACAAGGTAATGTCTAACTGGGTCAAAGGTTAACAGCTTACTAGAACCAGTGACAAGTACTaagcaacaaaaacatgaaagctAACTTTACATTAATGCATAAATTCCTCCGGAGGATTTTAGTTATTTAGCCAGTTAGTCAGCAAGAAAGTAACTATGAAGGTTtgagtttgattttgtttttatttatcgtccatattttaaagaaactgaCTATTTAAGTAAGTTTTTTGCAAATTTTGCCACACTGTAAATGTCTATTAAACACACTATCTCCCACCGGCCAGAAAGTGACTGAAGGACATACCTACACAACTGAGGTGTATAGACGTATGTTGACGAAAGTGGCACAAAAAGGAGCACCCGAGTAGGAAGCTACTGGGCGGAACCATTTCACCAACAAAGGGGGTGAGCTCGGTTTTAgattgtgtgtttctgttatttgtttgtgttgtgaatgCACAGTTCTCTGTAGGTGTCGTGTGCCGAAATATTAATTTTCAATATATGTGCTTTTAAAATCCCGAATGAATAATTTATGGTATATTAGAAAGGAAAGCAGGGGCTAACCCCCCGTGGAATGTAGCTGTCCGTATTTTTGCGG includes:
- the acot20 gene encoding acyl-coenzyme A thioesterase 1; translation: MAYSQIRLKILPSVRCLFDKLVQVKVEGLAPHKMVELRSKLVDDKGVIFKASALYKADETGKVDVCRAPSLGGSYTGVEPMGFLWAMAPETPHHRFMKKNVSSPTLVEIEALSGETGELLASETNERGYMTEGMKRIPVRDGRIRGVLFIPPGKGPFPGILDLYTLGGRLTEPRASLLANKGFVVLALAYYGFQDLPKEPPNLDLEYFEEAVTYLRRQPEVKGPGIGIISISHSVALALSMSSFLSGISATVCINGCNANTVIPLHYKDIVFPPLSPVIKNARFTDSGLVDIRDVLPDPTLEKNRASLIPIERASCQFLFAVSEDDHNWRSAFFAKQAAAMLKNHGKESFQVVSYPKAGHFLDVPHMPYSPSGFHAAAGRAVVFGGEPKAHSEAQLDLWERVQEFFKRHLDNKSTY